A segment of the bacterium genome:
GGGGACGTTCGCCGCGTCGCGCCTTTTCGAGGGCTTCGGGCAACCGATGGTAGGATTGCGGACCAAGAACAAAATCGACTGAAGCTTCGCGACGCAGGATTTCGGCACCCTCCGCCTGCGCGACACATCCCGCGACGCCGATCAGCAGCGGTCGCCCCGCCTCGGCGCGCTCATGCTTGATCTGCCGGATTTGGCCGAGTTCCGAAAACACTTTGTCGGCGGCTTTTTCGCGGATGTGGCAGGTATTGAGGACG
Coding sequences within it:
- a CDS encoding tRNA (N6-isopentenyl adenosine(37)-C2)-methylthiotransferase MiaB, which encodes MNVYDSSRIAGLLDRQGHAAVDTPAEAEVIVLNTCHIREKAADKVFSELGQIRQIKHERAEAGRPLLIGVAGCVAQAEGAEILRREASVDFVLGPQSYHRLPEALEKARRGERP